A DNA window from Anastrepha ludens isolate Willacy chromosome 6, idAnaLude1.1, whole genome shotgun sequence contains the following coding sequences:
- the LOC128867547 gene encoding uncharacterized PE-PGRS family protein PE_PGRS54 isoform X2 — translation MKSTLIWLLLAGCGAVLLLGDTVDAWNRQFFNRYSRSWLRNNADVVGGVGGGGAGGVGVSGSGSTSLAGNTPQIDDFNALFGLGNDMSLHGNSGAGVAAGTGGGTNAILSGGGGGGLGSSTGGGFSAFGAGYDADTGGYGGQQQTEIYGIVEPLIEDTPCVDRACQVNDDCCPTGVCVNTYGEGKCIYVYGRKRDLCHRNTDCELGMSCLKSAVGNLMCQPSTSTIHLLNGVGGGGVDGAGVGGVGNNAIGLKVGTNIGIAPKFALNVKQFGEDCVSSSDCNVAKGLCCQLQRTHHRIRPRKLCAYFRDPFMCIDIMPTEDEEVRESRLLSAFSQRRM, via the exons ATGAAATCCACTTTGATTTGGTTGTTGCTGGCTGGTTGTGGCGCCGTGTTGCTGCTGGGCGACACAGTAGACGCCTGGAATCGGCAGTTCTTCAACCGATACTCACGTAGCTGGCTGCGCAACAATGCCGACGTAGTAGGAGGagttggtggtggtggtgcagGTGGTGTAGGTGTGAGTGGAAGTGGAAGCACTAGTCTTGCCGGCAATACACCACAAATCGACGACTTCAATGCACTTTTTGGCCTCGGCAACGATATGAGTTTGCATGGTAATAGTGGAGCTGGTGTTGCAGCTGGGACTGGTGGCggcacaaatgccattttaAGCGGAGGCGGAGGAGGAGGTCTGGGGAGTAGTACCGGTGGTGGTTTTTCTGCCTTCGGTGCTGGCTACGATGCAGACACAGGCGGTTATGGTGGTCAACAACAG ACGGAAATATATGGCATCGTGGAACCATTAATAGAGGATACGCCATGCGTGGACCGAGCTTGCCAAGTCAATGATGATTGCTGTCCCACAGGCGTCTGCGTCAATACCTACGGTG AAGGCAAATGCATTTACGTTTATGGACGCAAACGCGATCTCTGCCATCGCAATACGGACTGTGAGCTGGGTATGTCGTGTCTGAAGAGTGCAGTTGGTAATCTGATGTGTCAACCGAGCACGTCTACAATTCATTTATTGAATGGCGTTGGTGGCGGTGGTGTTGATGGTGCAGGCGTAGGTGGTGTCGGTAATAATGCTATTGGACTCAAAGTTGGCACAAATATTGGAATTGCTCCGAAGTTCGCGTTGAATGTCAAGCAATTTGGCGAGGATTGTGTATCGTCGAGCGACTGTAATGTAGCCAA GGGCCTGTGCTGTCAACTACAGCGCACTCACCATCGCATACGTCCACGCAAATTGTGCGCCTACTTCCGGGATCCTTTCATGTGCATCGACATTATGCCAACAGAAGATGAG
- the LOC128867547 gene encoding uncharacterized PE-PGRS family protein PE_PGRS54 isoform X1 — MKSTLIWLLLAGCGAVLLLGDTVDAWNRQFFNRYSRSWLRNNADVVGGVGGGGAGGVGVSGSGSTSLAGNTPQIDDFNALFGLGNDMSLHGNSGAGVAAGTGGGTNAILSGGGGGGLGSSTGGGFSAFGAGYDADTGGYGGQQQTEIYGIVEPLIEDTPCVDRACQVNDDCCPTGVCVNTYGAEGKCIYVYGRKRDLCHRNTDCELGMSCLKSAVGNLMCQPSTSTIHLLNGVGGGGVDGAGVGGVGNNAIGLKVGTNIGIAPKFALNVKQFGEDCVSSSDCNVAKGLCCQLQRTHHRIRPRKLCAYFRDPFMCIDIMPTEDEEVRESRLLSAFSQRRM, encoded by the exons ATGAAATCCACTTTGATTTGGTTGTTGCTGGCTGGTTGTGGCGCCGTGTTGCTGCTGGGCGACACAGTAGACGCCTGGAATCGGCAGTTCTTCAACCGATACTCACGTAGCTGGCTGCGCAACAATGCCGACGTAGTAGGAGGagttggtggtggtggtgcagGTGGTGTAGGTGTGAGTGGAAGTGGAAGCACTAGTCTTGCCGGCAATACACCACAAATCGACGACTTCAATGCACTTTTTGGCCTCGGCAACGATATGAGTTTGCATGGTAATAGTGGAGCTGGTGTTGCAGCTGGGACTGGTGGCggcacaaatgccattttaAGCGGAGGCGGAGGAGGAGGTCTGGGGAGTAGTACCGGTGGTGGTTTTTCTGCCTTCGGTGCTGGCTACGATGCAGACACAGGCGGTTATGGTGGTCAACAACAG ACGGAAATATATGGCATCGTGGAACCATTAATAGAGGATACGCCATGCGTGGACCGAGCTTGCCAAGTCAATGATGATTGCTGTCCCACAGGCGTCTGCGTCAATACCTACGGTG CAGAAGGCAAATGCATTTACGTTTATGGACGCAAACGCGATCTCTGCCATCGCAATACGGACTGTGAGCTGGGTATGTCGTGTCTGAAGAGTGCAGTTGGTAATCTGATGTGTCAACCGAGCACGTCTACAATTCATTTATTGAATGGCGTTGGTGGCGGTGGTGTTGATGGTGCAGGCGTAGGTGGTGTCGGTAATAATGCTATTGGACTCAAAGTTGGCACAAATATTGGAATTGCTCCGAAGTTCGCGTTGAATGTCAAGCAATTTGGCGAGGATTGTGTATCGTCGAGCGACTGTAATGTAGCCAA GGGCCTGTGCTGTCAACTACAGCGCACTCACCATCGCATACGTCCACGCAAATTGTGCGCCTACTTCCGGGATCCTTTCATGTGCATCGACATTATGCCAACAGAAGATGAG